Proteins co-encoded in one Strix uralensis isolate ZFMK-TIS-50842 chromosome 2, bStrUra1, whole genome shotgun sequence genomic window:
- the VAMP1 gene encoding vesicle-associated membrane protein 1 isoform X3, producing MSDPAPQPAPGAPEGGAPGGGPPGPPPNQSSNRRLQQTQAQVKEVVDIMCVNVDKVLERDQRLSELDDRADALQAGASQFESSAAKLKRKYWWKNCKMMIMMGVICAIVVVVIARIKSFQSA from the exons GTCTGACCCAGCTCCGCAACCTGCTCCCGGGGCCCCCGAAGGGGGAGCTCCGGGTgggggcccccccgggccgccccccaATCAGAGCAGTAACCGTCGGCTGCAGCAGACGCAGGCCCAAGTGAAGGAG GTCGTTGATATAATGTGTGTAAATGTAGACAAGGTGCTGGAACGAGACCAGAGACTGTCAGAGCTGGATGACCGGGCAGACGCGCTCCAGGCCGGTGCTTCACAATTTGAAAGTAGTGCAGCAAAACTCAAAAGGAAGTACTGGTGGAAGAACTGCAAG ATGATGATCATGATGGGAGTGATTTGTGCCATTGTGGTGGTGGTGATTGCAA